The genome window AGGATGCCATATAAAGAACTACATGATAAGCCCTGAGATATTGGGATATCCAAAGAAAATGGATCCACATGACATAAGCGATGAGAAGGTAAAAATGCTCATAACATTCCAAGATCTGACTGCCGTTATAGATGCTGCTGGACTGTGTCTATTCTCAACCTTCGGACTCTGGGCAGATGATTATAGAGATCTGCTGAATGCAGCTCTTGGCTGGAACTACTCTACAGAGGACTACCTCAAGATAGGAGAGAGAATTTGGAATGCAGAGAGGCTATTCAACCTTAGAGCGGGAATGAAGCCTCAGGAGGAGGACACCCTTCCAAAGAGATTCCTCGAGGAGCCAGCACCAAACGGGCCAAATAAGGGGAGGGTTGTCAGGCTCAAGGAGATGCTTCCAAGATACTATGCATTGAGAGGATGGACGCAGGAAGGGTTGATTCCAGAAGATAAGCTCAAGGAGCTGGAGTTGCTCTAATCTCAATCCTTTTTTTAAAACTCTTTTCATTTCTCATAATTTTCTGTTGTCCTTTTTTAATTGGCTGAGGATGATAAATACATATAATTTAAATTTCATTGAAAATATGGATCTTTCTTGATTTACGGAAAATGGAGGCATCGAAATTGTCCAACGGAGAACAAGAATACAGATTCAAGATGTATGGCGGAGACGCTATAGTGAAAGGAGAGCTGGACTTGAAGCTTCTGTATATTGAGCCGACGACCAGATGCAATCTCTCCTGCAAGATCTGCTTCAAGCAGCACTGGTTCGATAAAGAGGGAGATATGGATTGGAATCTCTTCAAAAAGCTGATTGAGGAAAGTGCGGATTTTCCAAAGCTGAGAACAGTTATTTTTGGGGGAATTGGCGAACCGACGGTTCACCCAAGAATAGCTGATATGGTCTCAGAGGCAAAGAAGAGAGGATTGAAAGTTGCCATCACTACTAATGGACTGTTCTTGAGCACGAGCTCACTTTTGAACCTAGTATCAAGGGGGATTGACTCCATATACTTCTCGGTTGATGCCCTTCCATCTTCATGGAATCCCATGCAGCATGTCGGCTCCAAAGTAGTTCTTGATAGGATTAGAGCTCTGGACAAATGGAGAACAGAGAATTCGAAGAATTTACATATAGGGGCTCAGATCGTTGTCACAAAGCTAAACTATATGGATATACCATCCATGGTTAACCTTCTAAGAAGCATGAATGTGAATGAAATAATTGTATCCAACATATTGCCGACCTCAAAGGAGCATGTAGAGCTGATTGTCTATGATGGTTCCCACGATATGAAAAAGATTGAGGAGGAGCTTTCTCTTCTTGCATCTAGAGGAGCAAGGATTAGAATGCCGTACTTTCAGCTAAAGACGGAAAGGAGGTGCCTTTTTGATGAGAACAACGCAACAGTTGTGAGGTGGGATGGAGAAGTCTCCCCATGCTATAGATTTCTCCACAGCTATAAGGAATACATATTTGGAAGGGAAAAGAAAGTGGAGATGGTCTCCTTCGGCAATATAAGGGAAAAGAGCCTCAAGGAGATCTGGCTGAGCAGAGACTATGTAAGGTTCAGATTTGTGACCAGAAACTATTTCTATCCTTCTTGCACTGATTGCAGCCTCAGGGATTCCTGCGACTTTGTCAAATCGAGCAATCTTGATTGCTGGGGAAACTCACCATCATGTGCGGACTGTCTTTGGGCGAGGAACCTAGTTCACTGTCCAGTTCCCCAAATCTGATCTCCTTCCTTTGAAGTTGCGAGGAGTTTCTGAGAAGTTTAGAGCTGCATTCCAGGCTGGAGCTTGTTTAAGCTATGAGCACGTCTTGAAAGCTTTGCTCCCTCTTTATACAGCATATAGTTCTGGGATATGCTAATTTCCATAGCCCCTATTCGCTATCTCTGTAGTAAAGAAGAGGCTTCCAGCTGTAATTTTCTTCAGCTAGATATTTTCTTATTATTGAGACAAATCCTAGAGCATATCTAGGTTCTTGAAAAAAGATCATTTTCCCCTTCTAGGCTTTACTTTGATGGTGAACTCAGAGACCTTTCCTCCCTTTCCTTCGCCTCTGTAGTAATTGAATATACCATTGCATTTTGGACACTGCATTCTTGCAACACTGTAGAACCTGAATTTCCAGCTCTTAAGCTGAGGAATTTCACCCTCATAGCCACAAAATGGGCACTTAACCATGAATAGGTGCACCTTTCTATTATGTAATGATGCATCATAATAAATATACTTTCCTCCTTCAAACAGTTCTCTCTGCTCTAACCCTTTCAAGCTCAAAAGCATGTTTTTATTCAAAGTTTTTTATAGGAAAAATTGAGTAATTGATTTGTGCTTATTGAAGCAGACTAATTGGTGAAAGAATTGAAAGTCCTGATTATATCAGATATTCACGGAAACTATGATGCGTTGCGTGCTGTTTTGGAAGACGCAGGAAGCTGGGATCAGCTATGGGTTCTTGGAGATCTCGTTGACTATGGACCAG of Fervidicoccaceae archaeon contains these proteins:
- a CDS encoding tungsten cofactor oxidoreductase radical SAM maturase: MSNGEQEYRFKMYGGDAIVKGELDLKLLYIEPTTRCNLSCKICFKQHWFDKEGDMDWNLFKKLIEESADFPKLRTVIFGGIGEPTVHPRIADMVSEAKKRGLKVAITTNGLFLSTSSLLNLVSRGIDSIYFSVDALPSSWNPMQHVGSKVVLDRIRALDKWRTENSKNLHIGAQIVVTKLNYMDIPSMVNLLRSMNVNEIIVSNILPTSKEHVELIVYDGSHDMKKIEEELSLLASRGARIRMPYFQLKTERRCLFDENNATVVRWDGEVSPCYRFLHSYKEYIFGREKKVEMVSFGNIREKSLKEIWLSRDYVRFRFVTRNYFYPSCTDCSLRDSCDFVKSSNLDCWGNSPSCADCLWARNLVHCPVPQI